The following coding sequences lie in one Desulfobotulus pelophilus genomic window:
- a CDS encoding type II secretion system protein GspG produces the protein MIDILQRLVLAAAVSGAIALNMDEIQGFYEETMTASQRVTAAGDLRSISILLDYEFMKTGRYPSERNFERWLQLRFQENDLRELNRDQWGNTYRYSTDPDRRSFILTCAGPDGILDTKDDMIRKGP, from the coding sequence ATGATTGATATCCTTCAACGACTGGTTCTTGCCGCTGCGGTCAGCGGTGCCATTGCCCTGAACATGGATGAAATTCAGGGATTTTACGAAGAAACCATGACGGCATCCCAAAGGGTGACGGCGGCGGGTGACCTGCGCAGTATTTCCATCCTGCTGGATTACGAATTCATGAAAACAGGGCGCTATCCTTCGGAAAGAAACTTTGAACGCTGGCTGCAGCTCCGTTTTCAGGAGAATGATCTGCGGGAGCTGAACAGGGATCAGTGGGGGAACACCTACAGGTACAGTACAGATCCGGATCGCAGAAGCTTTATCCTTACCTGTGCCGGTCCGGACGGCATACTGGATACGAAAGACGACATGATCCGTAAAGGCCCATGA